A single region of the Procambarus clarkii isolate CNS0578487 chromosome 81, FALCON_Pclarkii_2.0, whole genome shotgun sequence genome encodes:
- the LOC138358078 gene encoding homeobox-like protein HDP1: MVYTVKPELHQLTIVECLHLLANLECLHQLTNVECLHHLPNVECLHQLTNVECLHHLPNVECLHQLTNVECLHHLPNVECLHQLTNVECLHQLTNVECLHQFTNVECLHHLPNVECLHQLTNVECLHQLTNVECLHQLPNTECLHQLPNVECLHQFTNVECLHQFTNVECLHQLPNVECNKTSYQLDQTCGAGYTDLDFPHLSWSEEKQCVYTLRDETI, translated from the exons ATGGTCTACACTGTAAAACCAGAG CTACATCAGCTCACTATCGTGGAGTGCCTACACCTGCTCGCTAACCTGGAGTGCCTACACCAGCTCACCAACGTGGAGTGCCTACACCATCTCCCCAACGTGGAGTGCCTACACCAGCTCACCAACGTGGAGTGCCTACACCATCTCCCCAACGTGGAGTGCCTACACCAGCTCACCAACGTGGAGTGCCTACACCATCTCCCCAACGTGGAGTGCCTACACCAGCTCACCAACGTGGAGTGCCTACACCAGCTCACCAACGTGGAGTGCCTACACCAGTTCACCAACGTGGAGTGCCTACACCATCTCCCCAACGTGGAGTGCCTACACCAGCTCACCAACGTGGAGTGCCTACACCAGCTCACCAACGTGGAGTGCCTACACCAGCTCCCCAACACGGAGTGCCTACACCAGCTCCCCAACGTGGAGTGCCTACACCAGTTCACCAACGTGGAGTGCCTACACCAGTTCACCAACGTGGAGTGCCTACACCAGCTCCCCAACGTGGAGTGCAACAAAACAAGTTACCAGCTGGACCAAACCTGTGGAGCGGGTTACACCGACCTTGACTTTCCACACCTGTCGTGGTCTGAAGAAAAACAATGCGTTTACACGTTAAGGGATGAGACTATCTGA